From Salinirubrum litoreum, one genomic window encodes:
- a CDS encoding carbohydrate ABC transporter permease, producing MIGQITAQVRSSLRVLRTGYRKDSRLGKLGFSLALGLTLLVSLLPFYVMLLTSLTPDGQIYSNTPSLLPNTITFSQYTVLFGSETFAFGAYFLNSAIVATVTASFSLVVGVVGAYSFTRLEFPGNGLVRRGVVVVYMLSSITVIVPLFQLIATLGIVDTRLSLFITYTVSTLPLTLYMLWNYFESLPIEIEEAALLDGYSRVETIYQVVVPLSLPILVAAFLFAFKIAWNEYIFASVFLKSQAKLTLPIGIEQMNANFQNVWGQVMAASFLTTLPIVVMFLYLEQYMVEGLTAGGVEG from the coding sequence ATGATCGGACAGATCACGGCGCAGGTCAGGTCGAGTCTCCGCGTGCTCCGGACGGGGTACCGAAAGGACAGCCGACTCGGAAAGCTCGGCTTCTCCCTCGCGTTGGGGCTCACCCTCCTCGTCTCCCTGCTCCCCTTCTACGTGATGCTGCTGACGAGTCTCACCCCGGACGGACAGATCTACTCGAACACGCCCTCGCTCCTCCCGAACACGATCACGTTCTCGCAGTACACGGTGTTGTTCGGCTCCGAGACGTTCGCCTTCGGTGCGTACTTCCTCAACAGCGCCATCGTCGCCACGGTGACCGCGTCGTTCTCGCTCGTCGTCGGCGTCGTCGGCGCGTACAGTTTCACCCGACTGGAGTTCCCGGGGAACGGACTCGTCCGTCGCGGCGTCGTCGTCGTCTACATGCTGTCGTCGATCACGGTCATCGTCCCGCTGTTCCAACTGATCGCCACGCTCGGGATCGTCGACACCCGACTCAGCCTGTTCATCACCTACACCGTGAGTACGCTCCCGCTGACGCTCTACATGCTCTGGAACTACTTCGAGAGCCTCCCGATCGAGATCGAGGAGGCCGCCCTGCTCGACGGCTACTCCCGGGTGGAGACGATCTACCAGGTCGTCGTCCCGCTGAGCCTGCCCATCCTCGTGGCGGCGTTCCTCTTCGCGTTCAAGATCGCGTGGAACGAGTACATCTTCGCCTCGGTCTTCCTGAAGTCGCAGGCGAAGCTGACGCTCCCCATCGGGATCGAACAGATGAACGCCAACTTCCAGAACGTCTGGGGACAGGTGATGGCCGCGTCGTTCCTGACGACACTACCGATCGTCGTCATGTTCCTCTACCTCGAACAGTACATGGTCGAGGGACTCACCGCCGGCGGGGTGGAGGGCTGA
- a CDS encoding ABC transporter ATP-binding protein — protein MSPNDGQNGGAAGSRATDAPPYTEADSLTEPDVDSGAVELSRLTKQFGEALAVDAVDLSVAPGELLVLLGPSGCGKTTTLRMVAGLEALTSGSVSIDGRDVSETTPQERDVAMVFQNYALYPHKTVRGNIRFPLRKMDLDEATMRDRVESTASLLDIQDLLDKQPAALSGGQRQRVAVGRALARRPSVLLMDEPLSNLDAKLKLRTRSELRDLQRRLGITTIYVTHDQEEAMSIADRIAVMNHGTVEQVGTPREIYREPRSEFIASFVGDPAMNLYSTATADPLVDALTETAPERAARVGIRPEDGYVVGEDGPVGTAPASLTATVDSTVTVVEPLGRAYEVGLETATAECLIRTRDCPS, from the coding sequence ATGTCGCCGAACGACGGACAGAACGGTGGTGCGGCGGGGAGCCGTGCCACCGACGCGCCCCCGTACACTGAAGCGGACTCGCTCACAGAGCCAGACGTGGACAGTGGCGCAGTCGAACTCTCCAGGCTGACGAAGCAGTTCGGAGAGGCACTGGCCGTGGACGCCGTCGACCTCTCGGTCGCGCCCGGTGAGTTGCTGGTCCTGCTCGGGCCGTCGGGGTGTGGCAAGACGACCACGCTCCGGATGGTCGCGGGACTCGAAGCACTGACGAGCGGCTCGGTGTCGATAGACGGCCGCGACGTCTCCGAGACCACGCCACAGGAGCGTGACGTGGCGATGGTGTTCCAGAACTACGCGCTGTACCCCCACAAGACGGTCCGAGGGAACATCCGCTTCCCCCTGCGGAAGATGGATCTCGACGAGGCGACGATGCGGGACCGCGTCGAGTCGACCGCGTCGTTGCTCGACATTCAGGACCTGCTGGACAAACAACCGGCCGCTCTCAGTGGTGGACAACGCCAGCGTGTCGCCGTCGGGCGCGCACTGGCGCGACGACCGTCCGTACTGCTGATGGACGAGCCGTTGTCGAATCTTGACGCCAAGCTCAAACTCCGCACCCGCTCGGAACTCCGCGACCTCCAGCGACGACTCGGCATCACGACGATCTACGTGACCCACGACCAGGAGGAGGCGATGAGTATCGCAGACCGCATCGCGGTGATGAACCACGGGACGGTCGAACAGGTCGGCACGCCACGGGAGATCTACCGGGAGCCACGGTCGGAGTTCATCGCCTCGTTCGTCGGCGATCCGGCGATGAACCTCTACTCGACGGCGACGGCCGATCCGCTGGTGGACGCACTCACCGAGACCGCCCCCGAGCGCGCCGCACGGGTCGGTATCCGGCCCGAAGACGGGTACGTCGTCGGGGAGGACGGCCCGGTCGGGACGGCACCGGCGTCGCTGACCGCGACCGTCGACTCGACGGTCACGGTCGTCGAACCGCTCGGACGAGCCTACGAGGTCGGCCTCGAGACCGCCACTGCGGAGTGTCTGATACGGACCCGCGACTGCCCCTCGTGA
- a CDS encoding ABC transporter ATP-binding protein: MVELTLTDVTKRYDDTQGTEVAVDDLSLTVEDELVVLLGPSGCGKTTTLRMIAGLETVTDGRISIDGRDVTDLHPSDRSIAMVFQDYGLYTTMSVRENMAYGLKHSTSLSASERRDRVEEMATMFGIEDLLARDVSDLSGGQKQRVALGRAMVREPDVFLLDEPLASLDAKLRSEMRTELQQLQSRLDITTVYVTHDQKEAMTMADRVVVLDGGRLQQVGPPEEVYASPTNRFVADFLGNPPMNQLPAVVVDGGPSAQGLRYAGDAAVSLGTVPASTRGVTPGDEVIAGMRPESLSLTASGPETAGAAETETTGFPGTVTVTEYQGNDNFVHFAVGDEALTAVVGPDVEFSPGERVSVHVAPEDLYLFDPATGDALSTGADARERRPGASR; encoded by the coding sequence ATGGTTGAACTGACACTCACGGACGTCACGAAGCGCTACGACGACACACAGGGAACCGAGGTGGCCGTCGACGACCTCTCGCTGACCGTCGAGGACGAACTCGTGGTCCTGCTCGGCCCCTCGGGGTGTGGCAAGACGACCACGCTCCGGATGATCGCCGGTCTGGAGACGGTGACGGACGGTCGGATCTCGATCGACGGCCGGGACGTGACCGACCTGCACCCGAGCGACCGCTCCATCGCGATGGTGTTTCAGGACTACGGGCTGTACACGACGATGTCGGTCCGCGAGAACATGGCGTACGGGCTGAAACACTCGACGAGTCTGTCGGCGAGCGAGCGTCGTGACCGGGTCGAAGAGATGGCGACCATGTTCGGCATCGAGGACCTCCTGGCGCGGGACGTCTCGGACCTCTCGGGCGGGCAGAAACAGCGTGTCGCGCTCGGCCGAGCGATGGTCCGTGAACCCGACGTCTTCCTGCTCGACGAACCGCTTGCCAGTCTCGACGCGAAGCTTCGCTCGGAGATGCGGACCGAACTCCAGCAGCTACAGTCGAGACTGGACATCACGACGGTGTACGTCACCCACGACCAGAAAGAGGCGATGACGATGGCCGACCGTGTCGTCGTCCTCGACGGCGGTCGCCTCCAGCAGGTCGGTCCCCCCGAGGAGGTGTACGCCTCGCCGACGAACCGGTTCGTCGCGGACTTCCTCGGCAACCCGCCGATGAACCAGCTACCGGCGGTCGTCGTCGACGGTGGTCCCTCGGCGCAGGGGCTCCGATACGCGGGCGATGCGGCGGTGTCGCTCGGCACGGTCCCGGCGTCGACGCGCGGTGTCACGCCCGGCGACGAGGTGATCGCCGGGATGCGTCCGGAGTCGCTCTCGCTGACGGCGTCCGGCCCGGAGACGGCCGGGGCGGCCGAGACGGAGACCACCGGGTTCCCCGGGACGGTCACGGTGACCGAGTACCAGGGCAACGACAACTTCGTCCACTTCGCGGTCGGGGACGAGGCGTTGACGGCGGTCGTCGGTCCGGACGTCGAGTTCTCGCCCGGAGAACGAGTGTCGGTGCACGTCGCGCCGGAGGATCTCTATCTGTTCGATCCTGCGACCGGCGACGCCCTGTCGACCGGGGCGGACGCGCGGGAGCGACGGCCGGGTGCGTCACGGTAG